In Rhinopithecus roxellana isolate Shanxi Qingling chromosome 4, ASM756505v1, whole genome shotgun sequence, a single genomic region encodes these proteins:
- the FABP7 gene encoding fatty acid-binding protein, brain, with product MVEAFCATWKLTDSQNFDEYMKALGVGFATRQVGNVTKPTVIISQEGDKVVIRTLSTFKNTEISFHLGEEFDETTADDRNCKSVVSLDGDKLVHVQKWDGKETNFVREIKDGKMVMTLTFGDVVAVRHYEKA from the exons ATGGTGGAGGCTTTCTGTGCTACCTGGAAGCTGACCGACAGTCAGAACTTTGATGAGTACATGAAGGCTCTAG GTGTGGGCTTTGCCACTAGGCAGGTGGGAAATGTGACCAAACCAACAGTAATTATCAGTCAGGAAGGAGATAAAGTGGTCATCAGGACTCTCAGCACATTCAAGAACACGGAGATTAGTTTCCACCTGGGAGAAGAGTTTGATGAAACCACTGCAGATGATAGAAACTGTAAG TCTGTTGTTAGCCTGGATGGAGACAAACTTGTTCATGTACAGAAATGGGATGGCAAAGAAACAAATTTTGTAAGAGAAATTAAGGATGGCAAAATGGTTATG ACCCTTACTTTTGGTGATGTGGTTGCTGTTCGCCACTATGAGAAGGCATAA